In Bacillus rossius redtenbacheri isolate Brsri chromosome 9 unlocalized genomic scaffold, Brsri_v3 Brsri_v3_scf9_2, whole genome shotgun sequence, one DNA window encodes the following:
- the LOC134542866 gene encoding uncharacterized protein LOC134542866 has product MTRFARARGSKASNEKVPEEATSWRDMRRQLLESQTRRETPETPVRPTWRQLLRDDTVNRGSQWATFEDNTNGSANLPNSEKKKNKGAASSSLLDASKSAFQKKDVLSKTVDGKVKKSKKLKVKKNGILETLNNGEKISGAGQKTNHEVTYSKMQNVKNSKKLKAKKNGILETINDGDCNFMERHEVTDSKMQNVKNSKKLKAKKNGILETINDGEDRSGTGQKTIHEVTDSKIQNVKNSTKLKAKKNGILKTLNDGENRSGTGQKTNLEVTDSEMQNVNKKQNNRKRKNLKKGEDVKNAQFSSPSENRNSFKSNKTGRDGGSGAGKKLQKKKKPTRAEKIESGKPYKRRKPFDDKMVMILNGKEIYVSKFNGFSVKTEDAERLNELKKKLRAKGIPEAEISAAMKLERRRAEKALARERKKVCFHCRGSGHVLSECPDLASGEAAGICYKCGSTEHKAFECRAGKTDAFRFATCFVCSEQGHISSQCPRNSRGLYPKGGGCHVCGEVTHLKKDCPRLQQQQESQTFTVGTLNGVALESLDSEATAQPAKSVQVKKVKHIKFV; this is encoded by the coding sequence ATGACACGTTTTGCCCGGGCTCGTGGATCGAAGGCAAGCAACGAGAAAGTTCCGGAAGAGGCTACTTCATGGAGAGACATGAGGAGACAGCTCCTGGAGTCCCAGACAAGGCGAGAAACCCCAGAAACCCCTGTCAGACCCACCTGGCGACAACTTTTGCGTGATGACACCGTTAACCGTGGATCACAGTGGGCCACATTTGAGGATAATACTAATGGATCAGCAAACCTTCCCAATtcagagaagaagaaaaataaaggTGCAGCATCATCATCTTTGTTGGATGCTAGTAAAAGTGCATTTCAGAAAAAAGATGTTCTTTCTAAAACAGTTGATGGGAAAGTTAAGAAATCTAAAAAATTGAAAGTGAAAAAGAATGGCATCTTGGAAACTCTAAATAATGGTGAAAAAATAAGTGGTGCTGGCCAAAAAACCAATCATGAAGTGACTTACTCAAAGATGCAAAATGTGAAGAATTCTAAAAAATTGAAAGCAAAAAAGAATGGCATCTTGGAAACTATaaatgatggtgactgcaacttCATGGAGAGACATGAAGTGACAGACTCAAAGATGCAAAATGTGAAGAATTCTAAAAAATTGAAAGCAAAAAAGAATGGCATCTTGGAAACTATAAATGATGGTGAAGACAGAAGTGGTACTGGCCAAAAAACAATTCATGAAGTGACTGATTCAAAGATACAAAATGTGAAGAATTCTACAAAATTGAAAGCAAAAAAGAATGGCATCTTGAAAActctaaatgatggtgaaaacAGAAGTGGTACTGGCCAAAAAACAAATCTTGAAGTGACTGACTCAGAGATGCAAAATGTGAACAAGAAGCAAAACAATAGaaaaagaaagaatttgaaaaaAGGAGAGGATGTGAAAAACGCTCAGTTTTCTTCACCCAGTGAAAACAGAAACAGTTTCAAAAGTAATAAGACAGGTCGGGATGGTGGAAGTGGTGCTGGTAAAAAGCTGCAGAAAAAAAAGAAGCCGACCAGGGCTGAAAAAATAGAAAGTGGTAAACCATACAAGCGCAGGAAGCCATTTGATGACAAAATGGTTATGATCTTGAATGGGAAGGAAATATATGTATCAAAGTTTAATGGTTTCAGTGTGAAGACAGAGGATGCTGAAAGATTGAATGAGTTGAAGAAGAAGTTGAGAGCAAAAGGTATCCCGGAGGCGGAGATCAGTGCCGCGATGAAGTTGGAGCGTCGCAGGGCGGAGAAGGCCCTCGCCAGGGAACGGAAGAAGGTGTGTTTCCACTGCCGTGGCTCGGGCCACGTGTTGTCGGAGTGCCCGGACCTGGCGAGCGGAGAGGCCGCCGGCATTTGCTACAAGTGCGGCTCCACCGAGCACAAGGCGTTCGAGTGCCGGGCGGGCAAAACTGACGCGTTCCGATTCGCCACGTGCTTCGTCTGCTCGGAGCAAGGCCACATTTCCTCGCAGTGTCCAAGGAACTCCAGGGGACTCTACCCGAAAGGTGGAGGTTGCCATGTTTGTGGAGAGGTCACCCATTTGAAAAAGGACTGCCCCAGACTCCAACAACAGCAAGAATCACAGACTTTCACTGTTGGCACTCTAAATGGTGTCGCATTGGAATCACTCGATAGCGAAGCTACGGCTCAACCTGCCAAAAGTGTTCAagttaaaaaagtaaaacatatAAAGTTTGTTTAA